One stretch of Elusimicrobiales bacterium DNA includes these proteins:
- a CDS encoding 50S ribosomal protein L23, with protein sequence MNGDIYTILKRPLQTEKSLELRDKENRYSFAVDKSATKTEIRAAVEKMFKVKVTKVHTSIVGGKIHRMGRFAGRRPDWKKAVVTLAQGQKIDTTPAA encoded by the coding sequence ATGAACGGCGACATTTACACCATTCTGAAAAGGCCGCTTCAGACCGAAAAAAGCCTTGAGTTGCGCGACAAGGAAAACCGCTACAGCTTCGCGGTGGACAAAAGCGCCACCAAAACCGAAATCCGCGCCGCGGTGGAAAAAATGTTCAAGGTGAAGGTTACCAAGGTCCACACCTCCATCGTCGGCGGGAAGATACACCGGATGGGGCGGTTTGCGGGCCGCAGGCCGGACTGGAAAAAAGCCGTGGTAACGCTGGCCCAGGGCCAGAAGATAGACACCACCCCGGCGGCCTAA
- the rplD gene encoding 50S ribosomal protein L4 — translation METTLVNIKGEKVGSCPLSETLFGHKPDAHFLYEAVTSYLANQREGTAHAKRRSEVSGGGRKPWKQKHTGRARHGSTRSPIWRKGGVVFGPQPRSFRREFPLGKRRLALAQSLSAKFAEGGLVVVDKFDIPEPKTQELAAVLRALGAGRKPLLVTMRSSANVEKAARNLAGLSNCRPAELNAYAVLNSGKIIITRDALESLSGLWSGKEAK, via the coding sequence ATGGAAACGACTTTAGTCAACATCAAAGGCGAAAAGGTGGGCAGCTGCCCGCTTTCGGAAACGCTGTTCGGCCATAAGCCGGACGCGCATTTCCTATACGAGGCTGTTACCTCCTATCTGGCCAACCAGCGCGAGGGAACCGCGCACGCCAAACGCAGGTCCGAAGTTTCCGGCGGCGGCAGGAAGCCGTGGAAACAGAAGCATACGGGCCGTGCGCGGCACGGCAGCACCCGCTCGCCCATCTGGCGCAAGGGCGGCGTGGTGTTCGGGCCGCAGCCGCGCTCCTTCCGGCGGGAATTTCCGCTTGGCAAGCGGCGGCTGGCGCTGGCGCAGTCGCTGTCGGCCAAGTTCGCCGAGGGCGGGCTTGTGGTGGTGGACAAATTTGACATCCCCGAGCCCAAAACCCAGGAGCTTGCAGCCGTGCTGCGCGCCCTGGGCGCGGGCCGCAAGCCGCTGCTGGTTACCATGCGCTCCAGCGCGAATGTTGAGAAAGCGGCGCGCAACCTTGCGGGGCTTTCCAACTGCCGCCCGGCGGAGCTTAACGCTTACGCCGTGCTTAACAGCGGCAAAATCATCATCACCAGGGACGCGCTGGAAAGCCTCAGCGGCCTGTGGTCCGGCAAGGAGGCCAAATGA